The Sphaerisporangium siamense genome includes the window CAAGTCCGGCGAGGCCAAGGACGTCTTCCTGCCCGGCATCTGGTACAACGCCGCCTACGCCGTGGCCATGACGTTCTCGGTCGTCGTCCGATGGCCGGTGGTGGGCTTCCTGATCGGCTCGGTGACCGGCGACCCGACCGGCTGGCGGCGCGACCCGGGCGTGGTGCGGCTGTGCTCGCGGCTGACGTGGCTGCTGATCCTGCCGTGCGTGCTGCGCGTGGTGGTGCAGCTTCCGTTGTACTACGCCGATCAGGTGGCGGCGCTGGGGGTGGCCAAGGTCGCGCTCGGCTGGCCGCTGCAGGTCGCCGGGCTCGCCGCGATGGTCTGGGTGCTGGCCCGGGGCCGGACGCCGATCACGGGCCCCTCCGCGCCGGGCGCCTGACGCCCGGCGCGGCCCGGGCTCAGTGCGGGGCCAGCAGGTGCGCCAGCTCCTGCTCGACCTCCTGGTTGGCCACGAACAGCAGTTCGTCGCCCGCCTCCAGCGGGTCGTCGTCGGTGGGAACCAGCACCCGTCCCTCGCGCAGGATCGCCACCAGGGCCGAGTCCTGCGGCCAGGGCACCGAGCCGGCCCGCTGGCCGACCACCGGGGCGTCCTCGGGCAGCGTGAGTTCCACCAGGTTGGCCTGCCCCTGCCGGAAGGTCATCAGGCGCACCAGGTCGCCGACGCTGACCGCCTCCTCGACCAGGGCCGACAGCAGGCGCGGCGTGGAGACGGCGACGTCCACGCCCCACGACTCGTTGAACAGCCACTCGTTCTTGGGGTGGTTGATGCGGGCGACCACCCGCGGCACGCCGTACTCGGTCTTGGCCAGCAGCGAGACCACCAGGTTGGTCTTGTCGTCGCCGGTCGAGGCGATGACCACGTGGCAGTTGTTCAGCCCGGCCTCGTCCAGCGAGGAGATCTCGCAGGCGTCGGCGAGCAGCCACTCCGCCTGCGGCACGCTGTCGATCTTGATGGCCTTGGGGTCGATGTCGATGAGCAGGACCTCGTGACCGTTCTCCAGCAGTTCGGCCGCGATGGACCGCCCGACGGCGCCCGCTCCCGCGATCGTGACGCGCATCAGTGCGACTCCTCCTCGGGTGCCGCCGACAGCACCTTGTTGATCCGGTCCATGTCGTTCTCCGCGGCCATCACGTGCAGGATGTCGCCCTCCTGGAGGACGGTGTCCTCCTTGGGCAGCAAGGCCTCGCCCATGCGGTTGAGGAAGGCGACGCGGGTGCCCCCGGCCTCCTCCAGCGCGCGGGTGCGGGTGCCGATCCAGGCCGAGTGGTAGGCGACCTCGGCGAGCATCACCGTGCCGGTCGGGTCGCGCCACAGCGGTTCGGTGCCCTCGGGTAGCACCCGGCGCAGGATCTGGTCGGCCGTCCAGCGCACCGTCGCGACCGTGGGGATGCCGAGGCGCTGGTAGACCTCGGCGCGGCGGGGGTCGTAGATGCGGGCCACCACGTTGTCGACCCCGAAGGTCTCCCTGGCCACCCGGGCGGAGATGATGTTGGAGTTGTCGCCGCTGCTCACGGCGACGTACGCGCCGGCGGACTCGATGCCGGCCTCCTCCAGCACGTCGCGGTCGAAGCCGATGCCGGTGACGCGGCGCCCGCGGAAGCCCGGCCGCAGCCGCCGGAACGCCTGCGGATCCCTGTCGATGATCGCGACCGAGTGGCCGCTGTCTTCGAGGATATGGGCCAGGGTCGAACCCACCCGGCCGCATCCCATGATGACGATGTGCATGCTCCCCCGCTGAAGGCTTTAGCGGCGACTTCTGGACCTTATACAGCTACGAGGCCAAGTATGACCCGTTCTGCCAGCGCCGTGTGAGGAGCACCTACGGCCACGACTAGCATCTTCACTCGTGGCGAAGGTTGGAGATATGGTCAAGCGGTTACTCGTGGGCCGCGCGCTGAGAAGCGCGCAGGCACACGAGCAGTTGCTGCCCAAACGCATAGCGTTGCCGGTGTTCGCCAGCGACGCGCTGTCGTCCGTCGCGTACGCCCCGCAGGAGATCCTGATCACCCTGGGCGTCGCCGGGCTGGCCGCCTACCACTTCACGCCGTGGATCGCCCTCGCCGTCGTCGTGATCCTGCTGACGGTCGTCGCGTCCTACCGGCAGAACGTCCGGGCCTACACGAGCGGCGGCGGCGACTTCGAGGTGGCCACCACCAACCTCGGCTCGAACTACGGCCTGGTCGTCGCCAGCGCGCTCATGGTCGACTACGTGCTGACGGTGGCGGTGTCGGTGTCGTCCGGCGTGGAGAACCTGGGGGCCGCGCTCCCGTTCCTGCGCGAGCACAAGGTCGCCGCGGCGCTGGTGATCGTCGCGCTGCTCACGGTGATGAACCTGCGCGGCATCCGGGAGTCCGGCCTGGCCTTCGCCATTCCCACCTACGCCTTCATGATCAGCGTCTTCGGCATGATGATCTGGGGCGCGGGGCGGCTGGCGCTCGGGACCGAGCTGAAGGCCCCCACGGCCGACTTCACCGTGACCGGCGAGAGCGTGGGCATCGGCGGCTTCGCCCTGTTCTTCCTGCTGCTGCGCGCGTTCTCCTCCGGCTGCGCCGCGCTGACCGGCGTGGAGGCCATCAGCAACGGCGTCCCCGCCTTCAAGAAGCCCAAGGGCAAGAACGCGGCCAACACGCTGCTGGCGCTCGGGCTGCTGGCCGCCACGATGTTCGCCGGCATCACCGCCCTCGCCTACATCACCGGCGCCAAGTTCGCCGACCCGTCGGTGGGCAGCGAGGTCCACGACGCCGCCGGCAGGGTCGTCGCCCACCCCGACCCGGTGATCGCCCAGGTGTCCCAGACCGTCTTCAGCAACTTCCCGGTGGCGTTCTACATCGTCACCGCGATGACCGCGCTGATCCTCGTGCTGGCCGCCAACACCGCCTTCAACGGTTTCCCGGTGCTCGGGTCGGTGCTGGCCCAGAACCGCTACCTGCCGCGCCAGCTCCACACCCGGGGCGACCGGCTGGCGTTCAGCAACGGCATCGTGATGCTGGCGGCCATGGCCGGGCTGCTGATCTACGCCTTCGGGGCCGACACCACCCGCCTCGTCCAGCTCTACATCGTCGGGGTGTTCGTGTCGTTCACGGTCAGCCAGACCGGCATGGTGCGGCACTGGAACCGGCTGCTGAGCACCGAGACCGACCCGAAGAAGCGCGGCCAGATGCGGCGGTCGCGGCTGATCAACGCGTTCGGCGCGACCGTCACGGGCCTGGTGCTGGTCGTCGTGCTGATCACCAAGTTCACCCACGGCGCCTGGATCGCCTGCGCGGCCATGGCCGTGCTGTTCGTGCTGATGCGGGGCATCAGGCGCCACTACGACAACGTGGCGACCGAGCTGGCGACGCCGGAGGAGACCCAGGTCGACGAGTCGATGCTCCCGGCGCGCAACCACGCCATCGTCCTGCTCTCCAAGATCCACAAGCCGACGCTGCGTGCCTTGGCCTACGCCAGGGCGACCCGTCCCTCGACGCTGGAGGCCATCTCGGTGGCGGTCGACTCCGAAGAGGCCAGGCAGCTTCAGCGAGAATGGGAGGAGCGGGGGCTACCCGTCCCGCTGAAGATCCTCGACTCGCCGTACCGCGAGATCACCCGGCCGGTGCTCGAATACGTCAAGAGCCTGCGCCGCCGCTCGCCGCGCGACGTCGTGACGGTCTTCATTCCCGAGTATGTCGTGGGTCATTGGTGGGAACATCTGTTGCACAACCAGAGCGCGCTCCGGCTCAAGGGACGGCTGCTCTTCCAGCCGGGTGTGATGGTCACCAGCGTGCCCTGGCAGCTGGTCTCCTCCGACCGGCTCAAGGGCAGACCGGAGTCGTTCGGCCCCGGATCGGTCCGCCGGCCCTACGCTGAGGCGCGTAAGGATGATCAGGTGAAGATGTGAGCGGGGGAACCGCAGTGCCGATCGAACTCGACGTGGAGCGCGTGGCCAACGGCGGCTGGTGTGTCGCCAGGCATGAGGGCCGCGTGGTGTTCGTCCGCCACGCCCTGCCCGGCGAGCGCGTGCTGGCGGAGGTGACCGACGAGACCACGCGCTTCCTGCGCGCCGACGCGGTGGAGATCCTCGACGCCTCGCCCGACCGCGTCACGCCGCCCTGCCCGTTCGCCGGCCCCGGCCGCTGCGGGGGCTGCGACTGGCAGCACGCCACCCTCGCCGCCCAGCGCGGCTTCAAGGCCGAGATCCTCGCCGAGCAGCTCAGGCGGCTGGCCGGGATCGAGGTGAAGGTCGACGTCGAGGAGGTCCCCGGCTCGCCGAAG containing:
- a CDS encoding potassium channel family protein yields the protein MHIVIMGCGRVGSTLAHILEDSGHSVAIIDRDPQAFRRLRPGFRGRRVTGIGFDRDVLEEAGIESAGAYVAVSSGDNSNIISARVARETFGVDNVVARIYDPRRAEVYQRLGIPTVATVRWTADQILRRVLPEGTEPLWRDPTGTVMLAEVAYHSAWIGTRTRALEEAGGTRVAFLNRMGEALLPKEDTVLQEGDILHVMAAENDMDRINKVLSAAPEEESH
- a CDS encoding DUF3159 domain-containing protein, whose product is MTMDRDGARTSDETPAPAGEGHGAAPAGVAEAAAGEQAAHDTVEAAIRAQLAKALGGVRGIIEAAVPTVAFTITWITSEQLKLSLIVGIGAAVLLLVVRLAQRSTVQFVLNSLIGIGVGAFFASKSGEAKDVFLPGIWYNAAYAVAMTFSVVVRWPVVGFLIGSVTGDPTGWRRDPGVVRLCSRLTWLLILPCVLRVVVQLPLYYADQVAALGVAKVALGWPLQVAGLAAMVWVLARGRTPITGPSAPGA
- a CDS encoding APC family permease is translated as MVKRLLVGRALRSAQAHEQLLPKRIALPVFASDALSSVAYAPQEILITLGVAGLAAYHFTPWIALAVVVILLTVVASYRQNVRAYTSGGGDFEVATTNLGSNYGLVVASALMVDYVLTVAVSVSSGVENLGAALPFLREHKVAAALVIVALLTVMNLRGIRESGLAFAIPTYAFMISVFGMMIWGAGRLALGTELKAPTADFTVTGESVGIGGFALFFLLLRAFSSGCAALTGVEAISNGVPAFKKPKGKNAANTLLALGLLAATMFAGITALAYITGAKFADPSVGSEVHDAAGRVVAHPDPVIAQVSQTVFSNFPVAFYIVTAMTALILVLAANTAFNGFPVLGSVLAQNRYLPRQLHTRGDRLAFSNGIVMLAAMAGLLIYAFGADTTRLVQLYIVGVFVSFTVSQTGMVRHWNRLLSTETDPKKRGQMRRSRLINAFGATVTGLVLVVVLITKFTHGAWIACAAMAVLFVLMRGIRRHYDNVATELATPEETQVDESMLPARNHAIVLLSKIHKPTLRALAYARATRPSTLEAISVAVDSEEARQLQREWEERGLPVPLKILDSPYREITRPVLEYVKSLRRRSPRDVVTVFIPEYVVGHWWEHLLHNQSALRLKGRLLFQPGVMVTSVPWQLVSSDRLKGRPESFGPGSVRRPYAEARKDDQVKM
- a CDS encoding potassium channel family protein, which codes for MRVTIAGAGAVGRSIAAELLENGHEVLLIDIDPKAIKIDSVPQAEWLLADACEISSLDEAGLNNCHVVIASTGDDKTNLVVSLLAKTEYGVPRVVARINHPKNEWLFNESWGVDVAVSTPRLLSALVEEAVSVGDLVRLMTFRQGQANLVELTLPEDAPVVGQRAGSVPWPQDSALVAILREGRVLVPTDDDPLEAGDELLFVANQEVEQELAHLLAPH